One Paraclostridium bifermentans DNA window includes the following coding sequences:
- a CDS encoding Clo7bot family Cys-rich peptide, giving the protein MKFIKKPARKFEEGFCFGWECSQECFGNCPSNCMGTYGTCTTNNNGCIVNNGN; this is encoded by the coding sequence ATGAAGTTTATAAAAAAACCAGCAAGAAAATTTGAAGAAGGATTCTGTTTTGGATGGGAATGTAGTCAAGAATGTTTTGGTAACTGCCCAAGCAACTGTATGGGTACTTATGGTACTTGTACAACTAACAATAATGGATGCATAGTTAATAATGGAAATTAA
- a CDS encoding Clo7bot family Cys-rich peptide, which translates to MKFIKKPARKFEEGYCFLSCNQDCGSLCGMNCGTYSGCGTNSGCISYHTS; encoded by the coding sequence ATGAAATTTATAAAAAAACCAGCAAGAAAATTCGAAGAAGGATATTGTTTTTTAAGTTGTAATCAAGATTGTGGTTCTTTATGTGGAATGAACTGTGGTACTTATTCAGGGTGTGGAACAAACTCTGGATGTATAAGTTACCATACATCATAG
- a CDS encoding S66 family peptidase encodes MKNNFKLQKGDAIGIFSPSTPITAYTPKRFKRGVKYLEDKGFKIINGSLTGKSDFYRSGSIKERSEELNELIRNTEVKCIMSTIGGMNSNSLLPYIDYDALKKNPKPIIGYSDVTAILLGVYAKTGISTYYGPALVASFGEFEPYVDLTYKYFEDILIDEVSYPYKIKNPEFWTDEFIDWEKQDREKNRVKNELVTVYEGKVQGRLIGGNLNTMMGIWNTEYMPEIKEGDILFIEDSLKDCADVERSFSLLKLSGVFDKVSGIILGKHELFKDSNTGRKPYEILLEVLGDKKIPFLAEFDCCHTHPMITLPIGCKVELDATNKSVSIIK; translated from the coding sequence ATGAAGAATAACTTTAAATTACAAAAAGGAGATGCTATAGGTATATTTTCACCATCAACTCCAATAACAGCTTATACGCCAAAACGATTTAAAAGAGGAGTAAAATACCTAGAGGATAAAGGGTTTAAAATTATAAACGGAAGTTTAACAGGTAAAAGTGATTTTTATAGATCAGGAAGTATTAAAGAAAGATCGGAAGAATTAAATGAGTTAATTAGAAACACAGAAGTAAAGTGTATTATGTCTACAATCGGAGGAATGAACTCAAATTCATTGCTTCCGTATATAGATTATGATGCACTTAAAAAAAATCCAAAGCCTATAATTGGATATTCAGATGTTACAGCTATATTATTAGGGGTTTATGCTAAAACTGGCATTTCAACATATTATGGACCAGCATTAGTAGCATCATTTGGTGAATTTGAACCATATGTAGACTTAACGTATAAATACTTTGAAGATATTTTAATAGATGAAGTTAGTTATCCTTATAAGATTAAAAATCCGGAATTTTGGACAGATGAATTTATTGATTGGGAGAAACAAGACAGAGAAAAAAATAGAGTAAAAAATGAGTTGGTAACGGTGTATGAAGGGAAAGTACAAGGACGATTAATTGGTGGAAATTTAAATACTATGATGGGAATTTGGAATACTGAATATATGCCTGAAATAAAAGAAGGGGATATACTTTTTATTGAGGATTCCTTAAAAGATTGCGCTGATGTTGAAAGAAGTTTTTCACTATTAAAACTAAGTGGTGTATTTGATAAAGTTTCAGGAATTATATTGGGTAAACATGAGCTATTCAAAGACTCCAATACCGGTAGAAAGCCATATGAGATACTACTAGAAGTTTTAGGAGATAAGAAAATACCTTTCTTAGCTGAATTTGATTGTTGTCACACACATCCAATGATAACTTTACCGATTGGGTGTAAGGTGGAACTTGATGCAACAAATAAAAGTGTTTCCATTATCAAATAA
- a CDS encoding Clo7bot family Cys-rich peptide, protein MKFIKQPVKKFEEGYCYTSCTSYCGTNSGCVDYRDGNYMFY, encoded by the coding sequence ATGAAATTTATAAAACAACCAGTAAAAAAATTTGAAGAGGGATATTGCTATACTAGCTGTACATCATATTGTGGAACAAACTCTGGATGTGTTGACTACAGAGATGGAAACTACATGTTTTATTAA
- a CDS encoding histidine phosphatase family protein has protein sequence MNVVFIRHGEPDYLLCEDRGFIGYGRDLAPLSALGVQQAEDVSKDRNLCDCEVIVSSPYTRALQTAAIISRNTGAKIDVEIDLHEWCPDKTYQYKTLEQFFEIHKDFVSCKGVYPNGDKRKWETINEIIDRVISVLDKYLERGFNKIIVVAHGGIIRRFIGESNIKYCTPYEIDYNKEYQCIGWFD, from the coding sequence ATGAACGTAGTTTTTATAAGGCATGGAGAACCTGATTATTTGCTTTGTGAGGATAGGGGATTTATTGGATATGGTAGAGATTTAGCTCCATTATCAGCTTTAGGGGTACAACAGGCAGAAGACGTTTCTAAAGATAGAAATTTGTGTGACTGTGAAGTTATAGTATCATCTCCGTATACAAGAGCGTTGCAAACGGCAGCTATTATTTCTAGGAATACAGGTGCAAAAATAGATGTAGAGATTGATTTACATGAATGGTGTCCTGATAAAACTTACCAATATAAAACGCTAGAACAATTCTTTGAAATTCACAAAGATTTTGTGAGTTGTAAGGGGGTATATCCAAATGGAGATAAAAGGAAGTGGGAGACAATTAATGAAATTATAGATAGAGTTATATCCGTATTAGATAAGTACCTTGAACGTGGATTTAATAAAATTATAGTTGTTGCACATGGGGGAATTATTAGAAGGTTTATAGGGGAATCAAATATAAAATATTGTACTCCATATGAGATAGATTATAATAAGGAGTATCAATGTATAGGATGGTTTGATTAA
- a CDS encoding ABC transporter ATP-binding protein → MKNILVVEGLKKDFESFSLEDISFTLEENCITGLIGINGSGKTTTIKTILGQTLKDCGTISFFEKNINMNENEIKNMIGVVLDEDHFYSHLSLKEMKNIIAPAYENWDEEVFKNYIQRFNLKLNQKIDTLSKGMRMKYSIAIALSHKAKILIIDEPSSGLDPIIREEVMKILVEFMKNGGKGVLFSTHITTDLEKIADNLILINKGQIILNERKDKLISSHKIIKGKQCILNEDVKRSFISLNYYGEYFEGIIPDKSIINNKTYDITMIDPTIEDIMSAYIEGRNYECLTF, encoded by the coding sequence ATGAAAAATATTTTAGTAGTTGAAGGACTTAAAAAAGACTTTGAATCTTTTTCTTTAGAAGATATAAGTTTTACATTAGAAGAGAATTGTATTACAGGACTTATTGGAATCAATGGATCTGGAAAAACAACAACGATTAAGACTATTTTAGGACAAACACTTAAGGATTGTGGAACAATAAGTTTTTTTGAAAAAAATATAAACATGAATGAAAATGAAATTAAAAATATGATAGGGGTTGTACTAGATGAAGACCATTTTTATAGCCACCTATCTTTAAAAGAAATGAAAAATATAATTGCTCCAGCATATGAAAACTGGGATGAAGAAGTTTTCAAAAATTACATACAAAGATTTAATTTAAAATTAAATCAAAAGATAGATACCCTTTCTAAAGGTATGAGAATGAAGTATTCAATTGCAATAGCACTTTCTCATAAAGCTAAAATTTTAATTATTGATGAACCTTCTAGTGGACTTGACCCGATAATAAGAGAAGAAGTCATGAAAATCCTAGTAGAATTTATGAAAAATGGAGGTAAAGGGGTACTTTTCTCAACTCACATAACCACGGATTTAGAAAAAATAGCTGATAATTTAATTTTAATAAATAAAGGACAAATTATTTTAAATGAAAGGAAAGATAAATTGATAAGCTCACATAAAATTATTAAGGGAAAACAATGTATTCTAAATGAAGATGTAAAGAGATCTTTTATCAGTTTAAATTATTATGGAGAGTACTTTGAAGGTATTATACCTGATAAATCAATTATTAACAACAAAACCTATGATATAACTATGATTGATCCAACTATAGAGGACATAATGTCAGCTTATATAGAAGGGAGGAATTATGAATGTTTAACCTTCTAA
- a CDS encoding ABC-2 transporter permease, translating to MFNLLKKDFIIIKSFWPFLIIFSILGPIFINYQTRGFDSSFISFIITILFLEFILYGSVCRLEEKDKGCILLTTMPYSRSDIVKSKYLFIGAIFIIAYVLYILAALITPIEMNFLSIESIVISFLVISVCFGIYIPIQYKYGTEKTKYISSCFVLISPLSLPAVIKWIQSKNIDLEIINKVPNLLKYMVIILLALVVLEISIKISINIYDNKDLI from the coding sequence ATGTTTAACCTTCTAAAAAAAGACTTCATAATAATTAAAAGTTTTTGGCCATTTTTAATAATATTTTCAATTTTAGGTCCAATTTTTATAAACTATCAAACAAGAGGATTTGATAGTAGTTTTATAAGTTTTATTATTACTATACTATTTTTAGAGTTTATATTATATGGCTCGGTCTGTAGGCTAGAAGAGAAAGATAAAGGGTGCATATTACTTACGACAATGCCGTATTCTCGTTCAGATATAGTTAAATCTAAATATTTATTTATAGGAGCTATATTTATTATAGCGTATGTATTATATATATTAGCGGCATTAATAACACCTATAGAAATGAATTTTTTAAGTATAGAATCTATAGTAATATCGTTTTTAGTTATATCAGTATGCTTTGGGATTTATATACCAATACAATATAAATACGGAACAGAAAAAACAAAGTATATATCATCTTGCTTTGTTTTAATCTCACCACTCTCACTTCCAGCAGTTATAAAATGGATTCAAAGTAAAAATATAGATTTAGAAATAATAAATAAAGTACCAAATTTGTTAAAATACATGGTTATAATATTATTAGCTTTAGTTGTTTTAGAAATATCTATAAAAATATCAATAAATATTTATGATAACAAAGATTTGATATAG
- a CDS encoding Clo7bot family Cys-rich peptide has protein sequence MKFIKKPSKRFERGYCYFSCMGYCESNSSCMPYNCESLSCTGFF, from the coding sequence ATGAAATTTATAAAAAAACCATCAAAAAGATTTGAAAGAGGCTACTGCTATTTTAGCTGTATGGGCTATTGCGAATCTAATAGTAGCTGCATGCCATATAATTGTGAGTCTCTATCATGTACAGGTTTTTTTTAG
- a CDS encoding Clo7bot family Cys-rich peptide gives MKFIKKPARKFEEGFCFGMECKDQCFGNCPSNCMGTYGTCTTNNNGCIVNNGN, from the coding sequence ATGAAATTTATAAAAAAACCAGCAAGAAAATTTGAAGAAGGATTCTGTTTTGGCATGGAATGTAAAGATCAATGCTTTGGAAATTGTCCAAGCAACTGTATGGGTACTTACGGTACTTGTACAACTAATAATAATGGATGCATAGTTAACAATGGAAATTAA
- a CDS encoding Clo7bot family Cys-rich peptide yields the protein MKFIKKPARKFEEGYCFLSCSQDCGSLCGMNCGTYSGCGTNSGCISYHPA from the coding sequence ATGAAATTTATAAAAAAACCAGCAAGAAAATTTGAAGAAGGATATTGTTTTTTAAGTTGTAGTCAAGACTGTGGTTCTTTATGTGGAATGAACTGTGGTACTTATTCAGGCTGTGGAACAAACTCTGGATGTATAAGTTATCACCCAGCATAG
- a CDS encoding radical SAM protein, with the protein MVNKYLYWNKDLEIRKYETGRSLLAIKNNYKNEGLSKYNIQTYKLNNNTIEIIGMIDGTKTYEEIIYLLSTKHNESIKKTREKLSMFLNKITNLYGIKINEQESTQKINMNIVQKYIYPHIASVEITHKCNVKCMHCFGNFSCIENNCITLEHIKVVLNDLKNIGVKKIEFTGGESAIHTKIKEILLHAIKLDFENISLLVNGIGISDEVVDIIIKNSSKIHTKVDLHSLDNEYFTWFSKIPNILDKLKSNIVKLAKSNVKMKVETIVTRKNVHEIENLAAWVHSLGIRDYVIRPATFMGRAESYDSELYLTLQDFKCINDILVKINKKYKSNISFMEGRRFRSKGFGFLTPHVEISYNGDINICTIDKIDYFNSRIGNIFEKGVKDIYHEKSEYIKDFLNLGDPIFKSLETKDCEQRSFYSN; encoded by the coding sequence ATGGTCAATAAATATTTATATTGGAACAAAGATTTAGAAATACGAAAATATGAAACGGGTAGATCATTATTAGCGATAAAAAATAATTATAAAAATGAAGGATTATCTAAATATAATATTCAAACTTATAAATTAAATAATAATACTATAGAAATAATAGGGATGATTGATGGAACAAAAACATATGAAGAAATTATATATTTGCTATCAACAAAGCATAATGAAAGTATCAAAAAAACTAGAGAAAAACTATCTATGTTTTTAAACAAAATAACAAACTTGTATGGAATCAAAATTAATGAACAAGAATCTACACAAAAAATTAATATGAACATAGTACAAAAATACATATACCCACATATTGCATCAGTTGAAATAACACATAAGTGTAATGTAAAGTGTATGCACTGTTTTGGAAATTTTAGTTGCATAGAAAATAATTGTATAACGTTAGAACATATAAAGGTGGTTTTGAATGATTTAAAGAATATAGGGGTTAAAAAAATAGAGTTTACAGGTGGAGAATCTGCAATTCATACAAAGATTAAAGAAATATTATTGCATGCAATTAAGTTGGATTTTGAGAATATATCACTCTTGGTAAATGGCATAGGAATATCAGATGAAGTTGTAGATATAATTATTAAAAATAGTTCAAAAATACATACAAAAGTTGATTTACATAGTTTAGATAATGAATATTTTACATGGTTTTCTAAAATTCCAAATATCTTAGATAAATTAAAAAGTAATATAGTAAAACTTGCCAAGAGCAACGTTAAAATGAAGGTAGAAACAATAGTTACAAGAAAAAATGTACATGAAATTGAAAATCTTGCAGCATGGGTGCATAGTTTAGGGATTAGAGATTATGTAATTAGACCTGCGACTTTTATGGGAAGGGCAGAAAGTTATGATAGTGAACTTTATTTAACCCTACAAGATTTTAAGTGTATAAATGATATATTAGTAAAAATAAACAAAAAATATAAAAGTAATATATCTTTTATGGAAGGAAGACGTTTTAGAAGCAAAGGTTTTGGATTTTTAACTCCTCACGTTGAGATTTCTTATAATGGAGATATAAATATTTGTACAATAGACAAAATAGATTATTTTAATAGCAGAATAGGAAATATATTTGAAAAAGGTGTAAAAGATATTTACCATGAAAAATCTGAATATATAAAGGACTTCTTAAATTTAGGAGACCCTATATTTAAATCATTAGAGACTAAAGATTGTGAGCAGAGAAGTTTTTATAGTAATTAA
- a CDS encoding Clo7bot family Cys-rich peptide — MKFIRKPAKKFEEGYCFLSCDIDCNSYCSFNCGVYSCNIFMY, encoded by the coding sequence ATGAAATTTATAAGAAAACCAGCAAAAAAGTTTGAAGAAGGATATTGTTTTTTAAGTTGTGATATTGATTGTAACAGTTACTGTTCATTTAATTGTGGTGTATACAGTTGCAATATATTTATGTATTAA